One stretch of Erythrolamprus reginae isolate rEryReg1 chromosome 7, rEryReg1.hap1, whole genome shotgun sequence DNA includes these proteins:
- the ABRAXAS1 gene encoding BRCA1-A complex subunit Abraxas 1 isoform X5 yields the protein MDDVEVVYTIDIQKHIPCYQLFSFYNAAGELNKPTLKKILSGCTKNVIGWYKLRRNTDQTMTFREQRLHQHLQSHLSNQDLVFLLLTSKVTSSSSSTYKLEYALHKPQEGLFQKVPVVVANLGMAEQQGYRTASDSCISSGLCKVMAKHRSEFFNEDGSLKEVHKINKMYSTLQTELKNLCSKVVESEKSVENLLSQVDQLRQEVRSKKEPKKTTGKDRNYSLEPKENIFLCQALQHFFPNSGLQTSRVTLKGRQISKQGCTADHNLQIMDQLTLMIKESNFPETEMRQAPKRKAIVNAGGPKVCKRLRSSHLSEKMLQGDQENDG from the exons ATATACAAAAGCACATTCCATGTTATCAACTCTTCAG CTTTTACAATGCAGCTGGAGAACTGAATAAACCAACATTGAAGAAAATATTATCAGGATGCACAAAG AATGTGATAGGTTGGTACAAGCTGAGGCGTAATACTGACCAGACCATGACCTTCAGAGAACAACGTCTTCACCAGCACTTGCAATCACACTTATCAAACCAGGATCTAGTGTTTCTGTTACTCACTTCCAAAGTCACCTCTTCAAGCTCatccacttacaaacttgaatACGCCTTGCACAAGCCACAAGAGGG gcttttccagaaAGTGCCAGTAGTTGTAGCCAATCTAGGAATGGCAGAACAACAAGGTTATCGAACGGCATCGGATTCCTGTATCTCTTCGGGCCTTTGCAAAGTGATGGCAAAACACAG GTCAGAATTCTTTAATGAAGATGGGTCCCTAAAAGAGGTTCATAAGATTAACAAAATGTACTCCACTTTGCAGACAGAACTAAAg AATCTGTGCAGTAAAGTAGTGGAGAGTGAAAAATCAGTAGAGAATCTATTATCACAAGTAGATCAGCTGAGACAAGAAGTAAGAAGCAAAAAAGAACCAAAGAAAACCACAG GGAAGGATAGAAATTACTCCCTTGAGCCGAAAGAGAACATTTTTCTCTGTCAAGCTTTGCAGCATTTTTTCCCAAATTCTGGGCTGCAGACGAGCAGGGTGACCTTGAAAGGAAGACAGATCTCCAAGCAGGGGTGCACGGCTGATCACAACCTCCAAATCATGGACCAATTGACATTGATGATCAAAGAAAGCAATTTCCCTGAAACCGAAATGAGGCAGGCGCCAAAGCGAAAAGCCATTGTGAACGCTGGTGGGCCCAAGGTGTGCAAAAGACTGCGCTCTTCCCACCTGAGTGAAAAAATGCTTCAAGGCGACCAAGAAAATGATGGCTGA
- the ABRAXAS1 gene encoding BRCA1-A complex subunit Abraxas 1 isoform X6: MHFLWNFYNAAGELNKPTLKKILSGCTKNVIGWYKLRRNTDQTMTFREQRLHQHLQSHLSNQDLVFLLLTSKVTSSSSSTYKLEYALHKPQEGLFQKVPVVVANLGMAEQQGYRTASDSCISSGLCKVMAKHRSEFFNEDGSLKEVHKINKMYSTLQTELKNLCSKVVESEKSVENLLSQVDQLRQEVRSKKEPKKTTGKDRNYSLEPKENIFLCQALQHFFPNSGLQTSRVTLKGRQISKQGCTADHNLQIMDQLTLMIKESNFPETEMRQAPKRKAIVNAGGPKVCKRLRSSHLSEKMLQGDQENDG; this comes from the exons ATGCATTTTCTATGGAA CTTTTACAATGCAGCTGGAGAACTGAATAAACCAACATTGAAGAAAATATTATCAGGATGCACAAAG AATGTGATAGGTTGGTACAAGCTGAGGCGTAATACTGACCAGACCATGACCTTCAGAGAACAACGTCTTCACCAGCACTTGCAATCACACTTATCAAACCAGGATCTAGTGTTTCTGTTACTCACTTCCAAAGTCACCTCTTCAAGCTCatccacttacaaacttgaatACGCCTTGCACAAGCCACAAGAGGG gcttttccagaaAGTGCCAGTAGTTGTAGCCAATCTAGGAATGGCAGAACAACAAGGTTATCGAACGGCATCGGATTCCTGTATCTCTTCGGGCCTTTGCAAAGTGATGGCAAAACACAG GTCAGAATTCTTTAATGAAGATGGGTCCCTAAAAGAGGTTCATAAGATTAACAAAATGTACTCCACTTTGCAGACAGAACTAAAg AATCTGTGCAGTAAAGTAGTGGAGAGTGAAAAATCAGTAGAGAATCTATTATCACAAGTAGATCAGCTGAGACAAGAAGTAAGAAGCAAAAAAGAACCAAAGAAAACCACAG GGAAGGATAGAAATTACTCCCTTGAGCCGAAAGAGAACATTTTTCTCTGTCAAGCTTTGCAGCATTTTTTCCCAAATTCTGGGCTGCAGACGAGCAGGGTGACCTTGAAAGGAAGACAGATCTCCAAGCAGGGGTGCACGGCTGATCACAACCTCCAAATCATGGACCAATTGACATTGATGATCAAAGAAAGCAATTTCCCTGAAACCGAAATGAGGCAGGCGCCAAAGCGAAAAGCCATTGTGAACGCTGGTGGGCCCAAGGTGTGCAAAAGACTGCGCTCTTCCCACCTGAGTGAAAAAATGCTTCAAGGCGACCAAGAAAATGATGGCTGA